From a single Nicotiana tabacum cultivar K326 chromosome 8, ASM71507v2, whole genome shotgun sequence genomic region:
- the LOC107764384 gene encoding glycolipid transfer protein 1: MEGTVFAPALEGIKHVKSEEGVMLTKPFLDVCKHILPIIEKFGAAMALVKSDIGGNITRLENKYLSNPTKYTNLYSMVQEEVEAKTAKGSSSCTNGLLWLTRAMDFLVELFRNLLEHGDWAMSQACSDSYSKTLKKFHGWLASSSFSVAMKLAPDRKKFMDVICGTGDIDSDIGQFCTTFSPLLEENHKFLASVGMDDLKAS; this comes from the exons ATGGAAGGCACAGTCTTCGCCCCTGCTTTAGAAGGAatcaaacatgtcaagtctgaGGAAGGAGTAATGCTTACCAAACCTTTCTTAGATGTCTGCAAACACATCTTACCCATTATAG AGAAGTTTGGAGCTGCCATGGCATTGGTCAAGTCTGATATTGGTGGAAATATAACG AGGTTAGAAAACAAGTACTTGTCAAACCCAACAAAATATACAAACTTGTACAGCATGGTGCAAGAAGAGGTTGAAGCGAAGACAGCAAAAGGCTCTTCCAGTTGCACAAATGGTCTTCTTTGGTTGACAAG GGCTATGGATTTCTTGGTGGAGCTGTTTAGGAATTTACTGGAGCATGGGGACTGGGCGATGTCACAAGCTTGCTCTGATTCTTACAGCAAGACCTTGAAAAAGTTTCATGGATGGTTAGCGAGTTCGAGTTTTTCG GTGGCAATGAAGCTCGCTCCAGATAGGAAGAAGTTTATGGATGTAATATGTGGGACTGGTGATATTGACAGTGACATTGGACAGTTCTGTACTACTTTCTCACCGCTTCTCGAAGAGAACCACAAGTTCTTG GCCAGCGTAGGAATGGATGATCTGAAAGCATCTTAA